A stretch of the Pedobacter sp. MC2016-14 genome encodes the following:
- a CDS encoding DUF2867 domain-containing protein has product MKILLTGATGYIAQRLLPVLLDAGHQVVCSVRDASRFNKNKFAQHAGLEVIEIDLLDQENLSDFPNDIDAAYYLVHSMSVSGSFSESEELSARNFVKAIDQTAAKQVIYLSGIINDEKLSKHLLSRKKVEEVLSTSKIPLTTLRAGIIVGSGSASFEIIRDLVEKLPVMVAPKWLLTKCQPIAIRNVVEFLSSVLHQEFTYGKHYDIYGPDVLTYKQMLLQFAEVRGLKRHILMVPVMTPRLSSYWLYFVTSTSYALAKNLVDSMRVDVVAVTNNLSEKLHIDLIPYKRAVAIAFDKIEQNLVLSSWSDAIGGAYSKKTIKEHLSVPEFGVFTDKKTLKTSNAEQAADRIFAIGGRSGWYYANWLWSFRGFLDKVFGGVGLKRGRKNQTLVSVGDSLDFWRVIYADRKEKRLLLYAEMRLPGEAWLEFRVEGDIVKQTATFRPLGIGGRLYWYAVLPFHYFIFNGMIKKIAT; this is encoded by the coding sequence ATGAAAATACTTTTAACAGGTGCCACAGGTTATATTGCCCAGCGATTGTTGCCGGTTTTATTGGATGCAGGTCATCAGGTAGTCTGCAGTGTTCGTGATGCTTCCAGATTTAATAAAAACAAATTTGCTCAGCATGCTGGTCTCGAAGTTATTGAAATAGACTTGTTGGATCAAGAAAATCTATCGGATTTTCCTAACGATATAGATGCCGCCTATTACCTCGTTCATTCCATGAGTGTGAGTGGCTCATTCAGTGAAAGTGAAGAATTATCTGCACGTAACTTTGTAAAAGCCATAGATCAAACAGCAGCCAAACAGGTGATTTATCTAAGTGGTATCATCAATGATGAAAAGCTTTCCAAGCACCTCTTGTCCAGGAAAAAAGTAGAAGAGGTTTTAAGTACATCAAAGATCCCACTGACTACTTTGCGTGCAGGAATTATTGTTGGATCAGGCAGCGCATCTTTTGAGATTATTAGAGACCTGGTAGAAAAGTTGCCAGTTATGGTTGCTCCTAAATGGCTGCTCACCAAATGCCAGCCCATTGCCATTAGAAATGTTGTAGAGTTTTTATCTTCTGTTTTGCATCAAGAATTTACGTACGGAAAGCATTACGACATCTATGGTCCTGATGTGCTGACTTATAAACAAATGCTGCTTCAATTTGCAGAGGTACGCGGATTAAAAAGACACATTTTAATGGTACCCGTAATGACGCCACGCTTATCCTCTTACTGGCTCTATTTTGTAACTTCTACCTCTTATGCGCTTGCAAAAAACCTGGTCGATAGTATGAGGGTAGATGTGGTGGCAGTTACAAATAACTTGTCTGAAAAACTTCATATCGACTTAATTCCCTACAAACGTGCCGTGGCTATTGCCTTTGATAAAATTGAGCAAAATCTGGTGTTGTCTAGTTGGTCGGATGCAATAGGCGGTGCGTACTCCAAAAAGACAATTAAGGAGCATTTAAGTGTGCCGGAATTTGGGGTCTTCACTGACAAAAAAACATTAAAGACATCAAACGCGGAGCAGGCTGCAGATCGCATTTTTGCAATTGGCGGTCGGTCAGGCTGGTATTATGCCAACTGGCTTTGGAGTTTCCGGGGCTTTCTCGATAAAGTATTTGGCGGGGTGGGTTTAAAACGGGGCCGAAAGAACCAAACCCTGGTATCAGTTGGCGATTCCCTGGATTTTTGGCGGGTAATTTATGCCGATAGAAAGGAAAAGAGGCTGTTGCTGTATGCAGAAATGAGACTTCCGGGTGAGGCCTGGCTGGAATTCAGGGTGGAGGGCGATATCGTTAAGCAGACCGCCACTTTTCGTCCGCTGGGAATTGGAGGCAGGTTATACTGGTATGCAGTGTTGCCTTTTCATTACTTTATCTTTAACGGGATGATAAAGAAGATTGCTACTTAA